In Corynebacterium guangdongense, one DNA window encodes the following:
- a CDS encoding glycosyltransferase, with translation MRIGVLASIGSTIDAFFPPLIVRWEEKGHEVVTAAETPAQGNHDILKNLSRRPSLKNLRGHRDVARWVKSRDLDVVITNTATASFIARVRPVGVPVIYFCHGLHWDSPKGISSRMWQLAEKAVLRNTDAVVVINHDDEQWFRRNFDPERVHRLPSGVGVPLDEFPRSPMPPVTDGIRLAWGGEFSHRKRPQLAVQVMAELRSLGTPCHLTMCGDGPLLTQTEEQIEELGLGEDITLAGRVPRFDDYIARSHALLLTSTWEGLPRVGLESLAIGRPVFAFDVKGTRSLPVVNLAPGDSPRALAELIARHPFGDPEAVALIEAEELSPNHSADAILEVAASLVGR, from the coding sequence ATGAGAATCGGAGTCTTAGCCAGCATCGGTTCCACAATCGACGCTTTCTTCCCCCCGTTGATCGTCAGGTGGGAAGAAAAGGGGCATGAGGTCGTCACCGCGGCGGAAACCCCGGCGCAGGGCAACCACGACATTCTGAAGAACCTGTCGCGCAGGCCCTCCCTCAAGAACCTGCGGGGACATCGCGACGTCGCACGGTGGGTGAAGTCCAGGGATCTGGACGTCGTCATCACGAACACGGCGACGGCGTCGTTCATCGCCAGGGTCCGCCCGGTGGGTGTCCCGGTCATCTACTTCTGCCACGGCCTGCACTGGGACAGCCCCAAGGGGATCAGCAGCCGGATGTGGCAGCTGGCGGAGAAGGCGGTCCTGCGCAACACCGACGCCGTCGTGGTGATCAACCACGACGACGAACAGTGGTTCCGGCGTAATTTCGACCCGGAGCGGGTGCACCGGCTGCCGAGCGGAGTCGGCGTCCCCCTGGACGAATTTCCCCGCAGCCCGATGCCGCCCGTCACAGACGGGATCCGGCTGGCCTGGGGCGGGGAATTCTCGCACCGCAAGAGGCCCCAGCTGGCCGTCCAGGTCATGGCGGAGCTCAGAAGCCTGGGAACCCCGTGCCACCTGACCATGTGCGGAGACGGCCCGCTGCTGACGCAGACCGAGGAGCAGATCGAGGAACTGGGACTGGGCGAGGACATCACCCTGGCCGGACGGGTTCCCCGGTTCGACGACTACATCGCCCGCTCCCATGCCCTGTTGTTGACCTCGACCTGGGAGGGCCTGCCCCGGGTGGGGCTGGAATCCCTGGCGATCGGTCGCCCGGTGTTCGCCTTCGACGTGAAGGGCACCCGCAGCCTGCCCGTGGTCAACCTCGCCCCGGGCGATTCCCCGAGGGCGCTGGCCGAGCTCATCGCCCGGCACCCGTTCGGGGACCCCGAGGCTGTCGCGCTGATCGAGGCCGAGGAGCTCAGCCCGAACCACTCCGCTGACGCGATCCTCGAGGTCGCGGCCTCCCTCGTGGGGCGCTGA
- a CDS encoding lipopolysaccharide biosynthesis protein, translating into MRKPSVAGIIQNTLMRRIAMVAGGNTLAQLVTIAFAPIITRIYSPEQYGIQGVFLAAISVLSPIVAFRYPMAIVIAEDEQEAFRVRRLSLLVAGANSFVLGLIIVLAPEQLLSRLGLAELGWLVLLLPIAVLLTACQEIAVYGAIRANQFRSLSMVATVHALLLNGSRAIAGRFSPTGVTLAVISTFGPGLYAAMLSLRRRKVPADEKPGKGDMSWKALLREAKSRKDFPLLRTPTDLIYAAGQGAPVILLSSSFGTAVAGWFTLALTAMTLPSNVVGGAVGNVLYSHYAERWRQREPVFRGALKSTLLLVGPGAVLILGSMFAPALFGFFFGQEWREAGEYVRWLAIPTTVIFAQVPAVRLAPVIGRQDFLLVGNIIALAVSLGAVFVSATIWGEPQASVAAFAVSSAVCNLILGLGLLIAAKRADGANQESP; encoded by the coding sequence GTGAGGAAACCGAGTGTCGCCGGAATCATCCAGAACACCCTGATGCGCCGGATCGCCATGGTGGCGGGCGGAAACACCCTGGCGCAGCTGGTCACCATCGCGTTCGCCCCCATCATCACGCGTATCTACTCGCCGGAACAGTACGGCATCCAGGGGGTGTTTCTCGCCGCCATCAGCGTGCTCTCGCCGATCGTCGCGTTCCGTTATCCCATGGCCATCGTCATCGCCGAGGACGAGCAGGAAGCCTTCCGGGTGCGGCGGCTCTCGCTGCTGGTGGCCGGAGCCAACTCCTTCGTGCTGGGTCTCATCATCGTGCTGGCTCCGGAGCAGTTACTGAGCCGGCTCGGCCTGGCGGAACTGGGCTGGCTGGTGCTCCTGTTGCCGATCGCGGTGCTGCTGACGGCGTGCCAGGAAATCGCGGTGTACGGCGCCATCCGTGCCAACCAGTTCCGTTCCCTGAGCATGGTGGCGACGGTGCATGCCCTCCTGCTCAACGGGTCGAGGGCGATAGCGGGAAGATTCTCGCCGACGGGTGTCACCCTGGCGGTGATCTCGACCTTCGGGCCCGGCCTCTACGCGGCGATGCTGTCACTGCGGAGGCGGAAGGTCCCGGCAGACGAGAAGCCCGGGAAGGGGGACATGTCCTGGAAGGCGCTGCTGCGGGAGGCGAAGTCGAGGAAGGACTTCCCCCTGTTGCGCACGCCCACCGACCTCATCTACGCCGCGGGCCAGGGCGCCCCGGTGATTCTGCTGAGTTCATCGTTCGGGACGGCGGTGGCGGGCTGGTTCACCCTGGCGCTGACCGCGATGACGCTTCCCTCCAACGTCGTCGGTGGCGCCGTGGGCAATGTGCTCTACTCCCATTACGCCGAACGCTGGAGGCAGAGGGAGCCGGTGTTCCGGGGCGCCCTCAAGTCCACCCTGCTGCTGGTGGGACCCGGGGCGGTGCTCATCCTGGGCAGCATGTTCGCGCCGGCCCTGTTCGGGTTCTTCTTCGGCCAGGAGTGGCGCGAGGCCGGTGAATACGTCAGGTGGCTGGCGATTCCCACCACCGTCATCTTCGCCCAGGTGCCGGCGGTCAGACTGGCCCCCGTCATCGGGCGGCAGGATTTCCTCCTGGTGGGCAACATCATCGCGCTGGCGGTCAGCCTGGGTGCGGTCTTCGTCTCCGCCACCATCTGGGGCGAGCCCCAGGCGTCGGTGGCCGCCTTCGCGGTGTCCTCGGCGGTGTGCAACCTGATTCTCGGACTGGGGCTGTTGATCGCGGCCAAGCGGGCGGACGGGGCCAACCAGGAGTCGCCCTGA
- a CDS encoding glycosyltransferase, with product MKNNDRRWRAGLELQMPPGGEEERPMKVVHLINGLGMGGAETMLFNIVTQGEKSRKAENVVVTLGQGDYFVERLRRNGHSVYELQPKSAPVSALKTLAKVTRDADAVCSWSYHTNILSLFTKLRRATRLSWIINHADLAWKTNKPLTWLIMRLCAAASRVPDAIAFNGEASQEKHLGIGFRPRAQGIAPTGCDTEVYTPQARSPEYLKEQTGVDVAEQKTVISAGRWDPIKDHRTLLRAFATVRRELESPVVALLCGPNVTADNELLVDEVETAGLEVGRDVLLLGPRDDLAQLMATSDLFVLHSKAEAFPNVMIQAMAAGTRVASTDVGVVAQLTNGAVTPVPPGDAEQLAQEMLRQLSATQPQLDREGKTLREIVVEGYSLHSVSARYEAAIFGE from the coding sequence ATGAAGAACAATGACCGCCGCTGGCGAGCTGGCCTGGAGCTTCAGATGCCACCCGGCGGCGAGGAGGAGCGTCCGATGAAGGTAGTCCATCTGATCAACGGCCTGGGTATGGGCGGGGCGGAAACGATGCTGTTCAACATCGTCACGCAGGGGGAGAAGAGCAGGAAGGCGGAGAACGTCGTCGTCACCCTCGGCCAGGGCGACTACTTCGTCGAGAGGCTGCGCCGCAACGGCCACAGCGTCTATGAGCTGCAGCCCAAATCCGCGCCGGTGTCCGCCCTGAAAACCCTAGCCAAGGTGACGCGCGACGCCGACGCCGTGTGCTCCTGGTCCTACCACACGAACATCCTCTCGCTGTTCACGAAACTGCGCCGGGCCACCCGCCTGTCCTGGATCATCAACCACGCCGACCTGGCCTGGAAAACAAACAAGCCGTTGACCTGGCTGATCATGCGTCTGTGCGCGGCCGCGAGCCGGGTCCCCGACGCCATCGCCTTCAACGGCGAGGCCTCCCAGGAGAAGCACCTGGGCATAGGTTTCCGACCCCGGGCGCAGGGCATCGCCCCGACCGGGTGCGACACGGAGGTCTACACGCCGCAGGCCCGTTCCCCCGAGTACCTCAAGGAGCAGACCGGCGTGGACGTGGCGGAGCAGAAGACGGTGATTTCCGCCGGGCGCTGGGACCCGATCAAGGACCACCGGACCCTCCTGCGCGCCTTCGCCACCGTCCGTAGGGAACTGGAATCGCCCGTCGTGGCGCTGCTGTGCGGCCCCAACGTCACCGCCGACAACGAGCTTCTCGTCGACGAGGTCGAGACCGCCGGACTCGAGGTGGGCAGGGACGTCCTCCTGCTGGGCCCGAGAGACGACCTGGCCCAGCTGATGGCCACCTCCGACCTTTTCGTGCTGCATTCCAAGGCGGAAGCCTTTCCGAACGTGATGATCCAGGCCATGGCGGCGGGGACCCGGGTGGCCAGCACCGACGTGGGCGTCGTGGCCCAGCTGACCAATGGCGCGGTCACCCCGGTCCCGCCCGGCGACGCCGAGCAGCTGGCGCAGGAGATGCTGCGCCAGCTGAGCGCCACGCAGCCCCAGCTGGACCGCGAGGGAAAGACTCTCCGCGAGATCGTCGTGGAGGGCTACTCCCTGCACAGTGTGTCCGCCCGCTATGAAGCCGCCATCTTCGGTGAGTGA
- a CDS encoding glycosyltransferase, producing MTEHNSRISLFVPNLQGGGAERIMVMIANGLAEAGEQVDLVVVNAAGPNRELVADGVNVVDLKSSRLLTAIPGYARYLYRRRPRSVMSALGHANIATAWLARLFSPHSRVVLTVHNSMAASAHAGARGKFLLRLERRALMMADHTVTVSEGIRDQLVTSLGLDPARVSAVLNPLEVAEISRRSADPAHHPWLDEPGPPVIVGVGRLVPVKDFETLIRAFALVVDKQPARLVILGEGEESSRLTDLVASLGLEECVSFPGFVSNVPAYLGKAAVFVLSSRSEGLPGVLLEALACDTQVVSTDCETGPREILEDGKWGKLVDVGDHEALAEAIVETLSRDDRIPTKARAADFDSAIAVGKYRSLLTAGGGEERAL from the coding sequence ATGACTGAGCACAATTCGCGAATCTCGTTGTTCGTCCCCAACCTGCAGGGCGGAGGGGCGGAGCGGATCATGGTCATGATCGCCAACGGGCTGGCCGAGGCCGGGGAACAGGTGGACCTGGTGGTCGTCAACGCCGCGGGACCGAACAGGGAGCTGGTGGCGGACGGCGTGAACGTGGTGGACCTCAAATCCTCGCGGTTGCTCACGGCGATCCCCGGGTACGCGCGCTACCTGTACCGGCGGCGCCCCCGGAGCGTGATGTCCGCCCTCGGTCACGCGAACATCGCCACCGCCTGGTTGGCCCGGCTGTTCTCCCCACACAGCCGGGTGGTGCTCACGGTGCACAATTCCATGGCCGCCTCGGCCCATGCCGGCGCCCGCGGAAAGTTCCTGCTCCGGCTGGAGCGGCGGGCGCTGATGATGGCCGACCACACGGTCACCGTCTCGGAGGGGATCAGAGACCAGCTGGTGACCTCCCTGGGGCTGGACCCCGCCCGGGTGAGCGCCGTCCTCAACCCGCTGGAGGTGGCGGAAATCTCGAGAAGGTCGGCCGATCCTGCCCATCATCCCTGGCTCGACGAGCCCGGCCCGCCCGTCATCGTGGGGGTGGGCCGACTGGTCCCGGTCAAGGACTTCGAGACCCTGATCCGTGCCTTCGCGCTGGTCGTCGACAAGCAGCCGGCGCGCCTGGTCATCCTGGGCGAGGGGGAGGAGTCCTCCCGCCTGACAGACCTGGTCGCCTCCCTGGGGCTGGAGGAGTGCGTCTCCTTCCCCGGTTTCGTCTCCAACGTCCCGGCCTACCTGGGCAAGGCCGCCGTCTTCGTGCTCTCCTCCCGCTCGGAGGGGCTGCCCGGCGTCCTCCTGGAGGCCCTGGCCTGCGACACCCAGGTGGTGTCGACGGACTGTGAGACGGGGCCGAGAGAAATCCTGGAGGACGGGAAGTGGGGCAAGCTCGTGGACGTCGGCGATCACGAGGCGCTGGCGGAGGCGATCGTGGAGACGTTGTCCCGGGACGACCGGATTCCCACGAAGGCGCGCGCCGCCGACTTCGACTCCGCGATCGCGGTCGGGAAATACCGGAGCCTGCTCACGGCGGGCGGGGGTGAGGAACGTGCCCTGTGA
- the paaZ gene encoding phenylacetic acid degradation bifunctional protein PaaZ has product MTASLIDTITPSFLSGQWISPAEDVRAKEVLDASTGEVVARVSAEGLDIAGAIDYARTVGQANLRELTIHQRAGIIKQLAAHLNDHKEELYELAAKAGATGRDNGVDVDGGITTMFVFSSKARRELPNSTVIIDGNTEILSRDGSFLGTHVYTTMTGAAVQINAFNFPVWGMLEKFAPAFIAGMPSVVKPATPTGYITQACVRIMLESGLLPEGSLQLISGSAHDLLDHLDYRDHVAFTGSARTAATLRSHDAVRLRGLRFTAEADSLNAAILGADVTPETPEFDIYVKAVFNEVTAKAGQKCTAVRRAIVPAPLVDAVAEALAQRLNEKVTAGDPRAEGTTMGPLVSTEQARDVAEATQKLIDAGGRVITGGAATDGAFFQPTVLVFDDADTDAVHSVEAFGPVVSVIGYTDTADAVRLAARGEGSLVASVITHDNEIAGEIGRGIAVHHGRLHFLDRDDARTSTGHGSPLPHLVHGGPGRAGGGEELGGVRAIKHYMQRTALQGTPNHLTAITGQWYRGADVNRVTRAEVTAGTAEHPFRKDGTSLRIGDQFASDPREVTIEEILDFAETTGDKFYAHVDEEAAQANPFFPARVAHGYLLVSWAAGLFVSPEPGPVLANYGLENLRFVKPVTYGDTVRIELTAKRITPRVTDNYAEVCWDAALFNQDDELVATYDVLTMNEQVSETYVNWGK; this is encoded by the coding sequence ATGACCGCCTCGCTCATCGACACCATCACCCCCTCCTTCCTCAGCGGCCAGTGGATCAGCCCGGCCGAGGACGTCCGCGCCAAGGAGGTGCTCGACGCCAGCACCGGTGAGGTCGTCGCCCGCGTCAGCGCCGAGGGCCTCGACATCGCCGGCGCCATCGACTACGCCCGCACCGTCGGCCAGGCCAACCTGCGCGAGCTCACCATCCACCAGCGCGCCGGCATCATCAAGCAGCTCGCCGCCCACCTCAACGACCACAAGGAGGAGCTCTACGAGCTCGCCGCCAAGGCCGGCGCCACCGGCCGCGACAACGGCGTCGACGTCGACGGCGGCATCACCACGATGTTCGTCTTCTCCTCCAAGGCGCGCCGGGAGCTGCCGAACTCCACCGTCATCATCGACGGCAACACCGAGATCCTCTCCCGCGACGGCAGCTTCCTCGGCACCCACGTCTACACCACCATGACCGGCGCGGCCGTGCAGATCAACGCCTTCAACTTCCCGGTCTGGGGCATGCTCGAGAAATTCGCCCCCGCCTTCATCGCCGGCATGCCCTCGGTGGTCAAGCCGGCCACGCCGACCGGCTACATCACCCAGGCCTGCGTGCGCATCATGCTCGAGTCCGGCCTGCTCCCGGAGGGCTCCCTGCAGCTGATCTCCGGCTCCGCCCACGACCTGCTCGACCACCTCGACTACCGCGACCACGTCGCCTTCACCGGCTCCGCCCGGACCGCCGCCACCCTGCGCTCCCACGACGCCGTGCGCCTGCGCGGCCTGCGCTTCACCGCCGAGGCCGACTCCCTCAACGCCGCCATCCTCGGCGCCGACGTCACCCCGGAGACCCCGGAGTTCGACATCTACGTCAAGGCCGTCTTCAACGAGGTCACCGCCAAGGCCGGGCAGAAGTGCACCGCCGTGCGCCGCGCCATCGTCCCGGCGCCGCTTGTCGACGCCGTCGCCGAGGCCCTGGCCCAGCGCCTCAACGAGAAGGTCACCGCCGGCGACCCCCGCGCCGAGGGCACCACCATGGGCCCGCTGGTCTCCACCGAGCAGGCGCGCGACGTCGCCGAGGCCACCCAGAAACTCATCGACGCCGGCGGCCGCGTGATCACCGGCGGCGCCGCCACCGACGGCGCCTTCTTCCAGCCGACCGTCCTGGTCTTCGACGACGCCGACACCGACGCCGTCCACTCGGTCGAGGCCTTCGGCCCGGTCGTCTCCGTCATCGGCTACACCGACACCGCCGACGCCGTCCGCCTGGCCGCCCGCGGCGAGGGCTCGCTGGTCGCCTCCGTCATCACCCACGACAACGAGATCGCCGGCGAGATCGGCCGCGGCATCGCCGTCCACCACGGCCGCCTGCACTTCCTCGACCGCGACGACGCCAGGACCTCCACCGGCCACGGCTCCCCGCTGCCGCACCTGGTCCACGGCGGCCCGGGCCGCGCCGGCGGCGGCGAGGAGCTCGGCGGCGTCCGCGCCATCAAGCACTACATGCAGCGCACCGCCCTGCAGGGCACCCCGAACCACCTGACCGCCATCACCGGCCAGTGGTACCGCGGCGCCGACGTCAACCGCGTCACCCGCGCCGAGGTCACCGCCGGCACCGCCGAGCACCCCTTCCGCAAGGACGGCACCAGCCTGCGCATCGGTGACCAGTTCGCCTCCGATCCGCGCGAGGTCACCATCGAGGAAATCCTCGACTTCGCCGAGACCACCGGCGACAAGTTCTACGCCCACGTCGACGAGGAAGCCGCCCAGGCCAACCCCTTCTTCCCGGCGCGCGTCGCCCACGGCTACCTGCTGGTCTCCTGGGCCGCCGGACTCTTCGTCTCCCCGGAGCCGGGCCCGGTCCTGGCCAACTACGGCCTGGAGAACCTGCGCTTCGTCAAGCCGGTCACCTACGGCGACACCGTCCGCATCGAACTGACCGCCAAGCGCATCACCCCGCGCGTGACCGACAACTACGCCGAGGTCTGCTGGGACGCCGCCCTGTTCAACCAGGACGACGAACTCGTCGCCACCTACGACGTGCTCACCATGAACGAGCAGGTCAGCGAGACCTACGTCAACTGGGGCAAGTAG
- a CDS encoding PaaI family thioesterase: MTDMWKIVLGELDKKMGVEIVEESAERVVATMPVDGNRQSLGLLHGGAMVCLAEAVGSWAAVIHASTLGKVAVGVDINATHHSSGLQGQVTATATAIRLGRTLTSHEVLITDDAGKRLCTARITNAIVDKRG, encoded by the coding sequence ATGACTGATATGTGGAAGATCGTGCTGGGCGAGCTCGACAAGAAGATGGGCGTGGAGATCGTGGAGGAGTCGGCCGAGCGGGTCGTGGCCACCATGCCCGTCGACGGCAACCGGCAGTCCCTGGGGCTGCTGCACGGCGGGGCGATGGTGTGCCTGGCCGAGGCCGTCGGATCCTGGGCCGCGGTGATTCACGCCAGCACCCTGGGCAAGGTGGCCGTGGGCGTGGACATCAACGCCACCCACCACTCCTCCGGCCTGCAGGGCCAGGTTACCGCCACCGCCACGGCCATCAGGCTGGGGCGGACGCTGACCAGCCACGAGGTGCTCATCACCGACGACGCCGGCAAGCGCCTGTGCACCGCGCGCATCACCAACGCCATCGTCGACAAGCGCGGCTAG
- a CDS encoding 3-hydroxyacyl-CoA dehydrogenase family protein: MPQTQTQSQNLIQANEGSVPARVGVLGGGRMGAGIAHSFLAAGAHVTVVDINDAAIEAARERITRDSEGSFKRGAQGSLDEWLSRLSVTTDHAAFAGLPLVVEAVPESLELKAASFATIAEFAPEAVIATNTSSLSVSDLALSVDNDVIGLHFFNPVPASKLVEIVVAESTPAGLVEQAREWVSGLGKTPIVVNDAPGFASSRLGVAIALEAIRMVEEGVASPRDIDNAMVLGYKFPVGPLALTDIVGLDVRLGIAEYLESTLGQRFAPPQLMRDMVERGELGRKAGKGFYDYS; this comes from the coding sequence ATGCCTCAGACCCAGACCCAGTCCCAGAACCTCATCCAGGCCAACGAGGGCTCCGTCCCCGCCCGCGTCGGCGTCCTCGGCGGCGGCCGCATGGGCGCCGGCATCGCCCACTCCTTCCTTGCCGCCGGAGCGCACGTCACCGTCGTCGACATCAACGACGCCGCCATCGAGGCGGCCCGCGAGCGCATCACCCGCGACTCCGAGGGCTCCTTCAAGCGCGGCGCGCAGGGCAGCCTCGACGAGTGGCTCTCCCGCCTGAGCGTCACCACCGACCACGCCGCCTTCGCCGGCCTGCCGCTGGTGGTGGAGGCGGTGCCGGAGTCCCTGGAGCTCAAGGCCGCCTCCTTCGCCACCATCGCCGAGTTCGCCCCGGAGGCGGTCATCGCGACCAACACCTCCTCGCTCTCGGTCTCCGACCTGGCGCTGAGCGTCGACAACGACGTCATCGGCCTGCACTTCTTCAACCCGGTCCCGGCCTCCAAGCTGGTCGAGATCGTCGTCGCCGAGTCCACCCCGGCCGGCCTGGTCGAGCAGGCCCGCGAGTGGGTCAGCGGCCTGGGCAAGACCCCCATCGTCGTCAACGACGCCCCGGGCTTCGCCTCCTCGCGCCTGGGCGTGGCCATCGCGCTGGAGGCCATCCGCATGGTGGAGGAGGGCGTGGCCAGCCCGCGCGACATCGACAACGCGATGGTCCTGGGCTACAAGTTCCCGGTCGGGCCGCTGGCACTGACCGACATCGTCGGCCTCGACGTGCGCCTGGGCATCGCCGAGTACCTCGAGTCCACCCTCGGTCAGCGCTTCGCCCCGCCGCAGCTGATGCGCGACATGGTCGAGCGCGGCGAGCTGGGCCGCAAGGCCGGCAAGGGCTTCTACGACTACAGCTAG
- a CDS encoding enoyl-CoA hydratase/isomerase family protein, with translation MSEFTTLIWEESGDRVTVRLNRPEVRNAIDETMVAELHEVCARLENDPKILILTGCEHEGRGIFVSGADIGQLRQRRRDDALRGINNTIFNRIATLPAPVIAAIDGYALGGGLELALAADFRVATERAKFGQPETGLGIIAAAGGLWRLRKLVGESLAKEILLAGRILDGAEAREASLINELHAPEQLDDAAQAFADRIAAQDPLAVRISKAVMALPESAHPSVDNIAQAVLFESEAKFDRMQAFLDRKKNR, from the coding sequence ATGTCAGAATTCACCACCCTGATCTGGGAGGAGAGCGGGGACCGCGTCACCGTCCGCCTCAACCGCCCCGAGGTGCGCAACGCCATCGACGAGACCATGGTCGCCGAGCTCCACGAGGTCTGCGCCCGCCTGGAGAACGACCCGAAGATCCTCATCCTCACCGGCTGCGAGCATGAGGGCAGGGGCATCTTCGTCTCCGGCGCCGACATCGGCCAGCTGCGCCAGCGCCGCCGAGACGACGCCCTGCGCGGCATCAACAACACCATCTTCAACCGCATCGCCACCCTCCCGGCCCCGGTCATCGCCGCCATCGACGGCTACGCCCTCGGCGGGGGACTGGAGCTGGCCCTGGCCGCCGACTTCCGGGTGGCCACCGAACGCGCCAAGTTCGGCCAGCCGGAGACCGGCCTGGGCATCATCGCCGCCGCCGGCGGCCTCTGGCGCCTGCGCAAGCTCGTCGGGGAGTCCCTGGCCAAGGAGATCCTCCTGGCCGGGCGGATCCTCGACGGCGCCGAGGCGCGCGAGGCCAGCCTCATCAACGAGCTGCACGCGCCCGAGCAGCTTGACGACGCCGCGCAGGCCTTCGCCGACCGCATCGCCGCGCAGGACCCGCTGGCCGTGCGCATCTCCAAGGCCGTCATGGCCCTGCCCGAATCCGCCCACCCCTCGGTCGACAACATCGCCCAGGCCGTGCTCTTCGAGTCCGAGGCCAAGTTCGACCGCATGCAGGCCTTCCTCGACCGCAAGAAGAACCGATAG
- a CDS encoding acetyl-CoA C-acyltransferase — protein sequence MSNPNAYLVSGRRTPVGRYGGALSSVRPDDLAALTIRAVIEESGVDPAAVDEVILGNANGAGEENRNVARMAWLLAGYPDTVPGITVNRLCASGMSAIAQAAAMIKSGEADVVLAGGVESMSRAPWVTAKPTTAFAKPGEAFDTSIGWRFTNPIFQDQEKTTYSMPETAEEVARVRDINRADADAFAAQSQARARAAIEAGRFDAEIVPVEFTDRKGNVTIVDTDEGPRPGTTTEVLGKLRPVVAGGEVVTAGNSSSLNDGASAILVVSEAAVERYGLKPRARVVGAANAGLAPEVMGLGPVPATRKLTERIGWSIRDFDAVELNEAFATQSLACMRELELDPEKVNAWGGAIALGHPLGSSGSRITITLLNRLEAEGGTKGLATMCVGVGQGSAIAIERV from the coding sequence ATGAGTAACCCGAACGCTTATCTGGTGTCCGGCCGCCGCACCCCGGTCGGCCGCTACGGGGGCGCATTGTCCTCCGTCCGCCCCGACGACCTGGCCGCGCTGACCATCCGCGCGGTCATCGAGGAATCCGGCGTCGACCCGGCGGCCGTGGATGAGGTCATCCTCGGCAACGCCAACGGCGCCGGCGAGGAGAACCGCAACGTCGCCCGCATGGCCTGGCTGCTGGCCGGCTACCCCGACACCGTCCCGGGCATCACCGTCAACCGCCTGTGCGCCTCCGGCATGAGCGCGATCGCCCAGGCCGCCGCCATGATCAAGTCCGGCGAGGCCGACGTGGTCCTCGCCGGCGGCGTGGAGTCCATGTCCCGGGCCCCGTGGGTGACGGCGAAGCCGACCACGGCCTTCGCCAAGCCGGGGGAGGCCTTCGACACCTCCATCGGCTGGCGCTTCACCAACCCGATCTTCCAGGACCAGGAGAAGACCACCTACTCCATGCCGGAGACCGCCGAGGAGGTCGCACGCGTGCGCGACATCAACCGCGCCGACGCCGACGCCTTCGCCGCGCAGTCCCAGGCCCGGGCCCGGGCCGCCATCGAGGCCGGGCGCTTCGACGCCGAGATCGTGCCCGTCGAGTTCACCGACCGCAAGGGCAACGTCACCATCGTCGACACCGACGAGGGTCCGCGCCCGGGCACCACCACCGAGGTGCTCGGCAAATTGCGCCCGGTCGTGGCCGGGGGAGAGGTCGTCACCGCCGGCAACTCCTCCTCGCTCAACGACGGCGCCTCGGCCATCCTCGTGGTCTCCGAGGCCGCGGTCGAGCGCTACGGACTGAAGCCCCGGGCCCGGGTCGTCGGCGCCGCCAACGCCGGCCTGGCCCCGGAGGTCATGGGTCTGGGCCCGGTCCCGGCCACCCGCAAGCTCACCGAGCGTATCGGCTGGAGCATCAGGGACTTCGACGCCGTCGAGCTCAACGAGGCCTTCGCCACCCAGTCCCTGGCCTGCATGCGCGAGCTGGAGCTGGACCCGGAGAAGGTCAACGCCTGGGGCGGGGCCATCGCCCTGGGCCACCCGCTGGGCTCCTCGGGCTCGCGCATCACCATCACCCTGCTCAACCGCCTGGAAGCCGAGGGCGGCACGAAGGGCCTGGCGACCATGTGCGTCGGCGTCGGCCAGGGCTCCGCCATCGCGATCGAGAGGGTGTAG
- a CDS encoding enoyl-CoA hydratase/isomerase family protein, whose translation MIDVHIDTETNVAEIVLNNPAARNALSEADLSELADAYMEAERAGVRALLLRGEGKGFCAGRNIKGVVPADDDATDYLANKVTPVLKQMSRFPAPTFAAVQGPCLGVGLGLAIATDVVYVAEDAKIGSPFANLGATLDSGGHHLFYERLGAHRTMDLIITGELMSGAEAARAGLFSRALPADQLLEFTRERAARAARGATQAFLTSRALVHDLRDRSTGMWESIDVENVEQGRLCGTEDYAEGFAAFNEKRTPAFAGR comes from the coding sequence ATGATCGACGTCCACATCGACACCGAGACCAACGTCGCCGAGATCGTCCTCAACAACCCGGCCGCCCGCAACGCCCTGAGCGAGGCCGACCTGAGCGAGCTTGCCGACGCCTACATGGAGGCCGAGCGCGCCGGCGTCCGCGCCCTCCTCCTGCGCGGCGAGGGCAAGGGCTTCTGCGCCGGCCGCAACATCAAGGGCGTGGTGCCCGCCGACGACGACGCCACCGACTACCTGGCCAACAAGGTCACCCCGGTGCTCAAGCAGATGAGCCGGTTCCCGGCCCCGACCTTCGCCGCCGTCCAGGGGCCCTGCCTGGGCGTGGGCCTGGGTCTGGCCATCGCCACCGACGTCGTCTACGTCGCCGAGGACGCCAAGATCGGTTCCCCCTTCGCCAACCTGGGCGCCACCCTCGACTCCGGCGGCCACCACCTGTTCTACGAGCGCCTCGGCGCGCACCGCACCATGGACCTGATCATCACCGGCGAGCTCATGTCCGGCGCCGAGGCCGCCCGCGCCGGGCTCTTCTCCCGCGCGCTCCCGGCCGATCAGCTGCTCGAGTTCACCCGCGAGCGCGCCGCCCGCGCCGCCCGCGGCGCCACCCAGGCCTTCCTCACCAGCCGCGCCCTGGTCCATGACCTGCGCGACCGCTCCACCGGCATGTGGGAGAGCATCGACGTCGAGAACGTCGAGCAGGGCCGGCTGTGCGGCACCGAGGACTACGCCGAAGGCTTCGCCGCCTTCAACGAGAAGCGCACCCCGGCCTTCGCCGGCCGCTGA